The sequence below is a genomic window from Meles meles chromosome 3, mMelMel3.1 paternal haplotype, whole genome shotgun sequence.
gacgttcccagtctgctttacctgccactggcgtcttctgctcctgtagagatccagacgtgtataattctgatctcaggctgatttcatgggtggtcggagttctttggtaggtaatcagctcactttagggtacaggttgaaatggtgcctcctcctacttccacgccatcttgactcccccctattactctttttaaatcataattgtttctaattaaaatttttgttaataaataaatatgcttcaGCTTAGAACTTTAGCTAATCGTattctaaatcatattttaagtaaGTGATAAAACAGTAAATGCTTAGAAGTATTTGGTTATTGATACTAAGTCATAAATATCATCTTTTCTCCGTATTTGAGATTTAAATTTTGTGGTATGAGGCAATCATTTCAAAATCATGAAACTGTTTGTTTTAAGTATTGCTATAATATCATGCAATtccttataatgaaaaaaatttctatgATATATTAGACGATAAGCAGTCATACCTGTGTCATTCCAAAGTAAAGCTTTTAATCAGTTAATAGTCAAGAACTTtctaaatgttaaattattttttgtataaaaacCTACAATTCATATCATGTTTTCTAAAATATGGATCACCTATTTCGGGAAAGAGTGATAATTTTCAAGTCTAATACGTGACTCATCCACCATTTTTGTCATTGGGATAACCCATGGCTTCTTAGATGATAATTCTAGTTTCCTTCTTCCCACATATCCTTAGAAAATAAAGAGTATAGTAGAGTCTCTCCTGATAGTAATGGACCTTTATCCATTATTAAGTTAAAGTGGTATTAATGACAGGAATTTTGTAGGGAAATGACCGAGCAAGTATAGCTGTTCAAAATACTGAAGTGCAAATGTTGATGCCAAACAAACCCCCAAAGCTAATCTTCTAGAATTATGAGACTAGCAAATGGAGCATAACATTTTCATTGCAAGTATTATGTTATAAGTTTATAACAGTGGTTATATGAGATATACAATTTTAGCATATATTAAGGAATCATTCAAGAGttttttgatttattaatttgcacagattaattttttaaataattttaaagtagcTACCATTCTTCTACAGCCCATTTTGTATTTCTCCAACTCTAATTATATATCCTTTAGATTTCTCCCTTAAGAATTAGGGGTGACTGAGTGAATCAGTCATTAAGTGCcagccttcagctcatgtcatgatcccagggtactgggatctagGCCTGtgttgggatctctgcttggcaggaagcctgcttctcctttttccagCCCCCCCCTGCTcattttccctctcttgttgtgtctctctctgtcaaatgaataataaaacctttttaaaaaaagaattagattaggtgtacctgagtggctcagttggttaaacatctgccttcaggatAGGTCGTGAAACTGGGGTCCCGGGATTAAACCCAgcaacaggcttcctgcccaactgggagggtctgcttctccctccccactcccttttcatgctgtctttctcttcctcactctatctcaaataactaaaatcttaaaaagaaaagaaccacctAGATTGGGGTTCCTGGGGTGGCATGGTTAGTTAGGTatttgactcctggttttggctcaagtcaatATCTCAGGGTAGGAAAATCCagcccccatgttgggctccacactcaacacggagtctgcttgtgtttttctcccctcccttttgTACCCTGTCcctgatctctctccttctctttcactctctttctaaaatacataaaacttaaaaaataatcaccCAAACTATCTCAGAGATCCTCTCATAAAAGATAGAAATTTTttccaaggattttattttatttattttattttattaatttattttatcttattttttgacacagagagagcacatgcatgggaaacatcagagggagagggagaagcaggaccttgagctcaggatcctggaaacattacctgagcttaaggcagacacttaaattactgagccatccagacaccccaaaatgatgcaaacttttttatatttcctccCTAGTGATGTAAGAAATTCTAATTTATGAGAAGTCTCTGACAAACCTCTATGTCTATCACCTGTCCTGAAAACTTGGAGATAAAACAAATGACATGCATCAGTTAAGAATACactataatagaaataaaacaatattttggtTATCAATAAAATGACCAAGGTGATGGCATTTATTGTTCTTTGCATTATTTTAGTCACTTTGGGATATAAAGTACAGTAGAACTATGATATTGAATGATATCATCAAGTTGGGCAATCCCTAttataatttctacatattagaaAAACCTGCAAACAAGATAGAGGAAATACTATGTCCTttatatttactaaaaattaccataacaaaaacagaacaagtgTTTAGAAATATATAACTATCTGGTCAGATCTcaattattttaatcttctaGATTGTTTTAGTCCTTCTCTTCAATCTTGGAGTATCAGTGTTCTTAAGGAGTATACAAGGTAGAAGTGATCTACTTCTGAGGCTAAAGGACTAATGAGAACTTACTCTACGTTTTTATAGAGCACATCCTCTGAATTAGTCTTCTCAAGGCACCTAtcacctccttgtttctcaggctgtagatgatgGGATTAAGCATGGGGGTgaggatggtgtagaagacagcCAGAGCCTTGTCCTCTGTTGGAGATCAGAGGGATCTTGGGCATAAATAAGTGTAAGCAAAGGGTGCATAGTAGAAAGTTACCACAGTTAGGTGGGTGCTGCAGGTCGAAtaagccttcttcctcccctctgttGACTGCATGCGACAGATGGCAAAGAGAACCCGGCCATAGGAACATACAATGCCAATGAAGGGAAACACAATCAAGAGTGTGGTGCTTACAAACACTGTGTACTCATAGACCCAGGCgtccatgcaggccagagtcaacatggcAGGGACATCACAGAAAAAGTGGTTGATGGCTCTGGATTGGCAATAAGGGATTTGGAGGGCATATACAGTGTGAGCACAGGAGTTGATAGACCCTATTGTCCATGATCCTATTATCATTAGCACACAGACTTTTTTGTTCATGTGAACAGGATAGTGAAGAGGAAGACAAATGGCCACATAACAGTCATAGGCCATAGATGTCAAGAGTAGTGCTTCTGCAAAGGCTAAAGTCAAGAAGAAGAAGCTCTGAACCCCACAACCAATAAGTGAGATAgacttgtttccagagagataattgGAAGCCATCTTGGGGACAATGGTGGAGatgtagttcaggtccatgagggagagctgactaagtagaaaatacatgggtgtgtggagatgGGTATCCAAGAGAATAAGGATGATCATGAATAGATTGCCAAAAAGagccattaagaaaataagtgcaatgagaataaaaagaaagaggccAATACTTGACGGTGGAAACAACCCCAATAAAAGGAAATTGGTTAAAGTTTGGTTGTAATTTTCCATATTCTATTTGGTTTccctagaaaaagagaaaaacacttgcaatacataaaaaatatgctttttacttttttttccaaaaaaattagtGCAATTGTGAAGTTTTCAGGAAGTACCCTATTTCTTACGTAAATAAAGTTTCCTATTTGGAGAAAGAAGTTCTATGTTGTTTCATAAAGCTATAGGCTATGGTGGTAggcatttacattcaaaatattctgtaatgaattaatgaaataacaaaaagaaaatatctatatctatgtgaGTAGGATATGAATAATTCTATGCCCTTCATAAATTCTCATATTaaacatactattttaattaaatgtaaacaAAGTTCTTTTGCAAAGACTGAACAAAAATTTATGTCAGTTCAAATATTCATTTGGTTCATAATATGAATAAATTTAGTAATACATGGAAAGTGTTTATGTTTTCATTCAAAGTTACATTATCCtttcagaaatatataaataactgtaacttttttttttcctcccatgttGTTAAGCTGGATTTCCTTCTTGTCACTGTGTCCTACTTTGCTGAATAAACCTTCCTGAAAATCAGTTATCAGTTCATGGTGTGGACTTAGAAAAGTACAAGTGTTTATTGCCTAATTACATCAGGTATAAATAGATAGTATTAATTATTACATTCCTCCATTATCATTACTTTCaaacttccattttaatttcttatgagaGCAGACTCTTCTCCAGATCTTCTATAAACAATGTATATTGCAACCCTCACTATTTTGCTCAAGCATCCCCAAGTGgaagaataaaagtttaaaatgccTTAGGGAGACTGGGAAGATGACAAAGTAAAAAGGCCATTAACTGACTTCATCCCATGGATGCAACTAGGTAACACTCCCAACAGCATAAATAACCGAGAGAAGGACCCATAGAATGACAGAGGAAACTCCACAAATAAAGTTAGAGAAGAGGTCACTTTGAAGAATATAGCAAAGCCAGGAAGATGTTTGATGAGCAAAACAAACCATGACCACTCTTCCCCAAGATAGTAGGGGAAGAGTGATTAACAGGTTATCCCACTGGGATCTCACATGGGAAGACAACTTGTCATAACATTTGACTTTGAAAGAAAGAGGGGCTGACTCATGAGTTCTTTAAGTTAGTAGAAATTAAAgtctgggattttaaaaataaagctcagcTCTGTGAGAGCCCCAATGGCATTAGTAAGGTGAGTCCCTGTTCTTAAAGACATAGCATTACAATTAGCCCATGCAGTTACAGCATAGAAGCAGTAGTTTGAAAAATACCTGAACATATGGGAGTGAATTATTTACTCATCTTgaaatcttttatcttttcttttcctttctttttaagattttatttatttatttgacacacagagagagacagcaaaagagggaacacaagcagggggagtgagagatggagaagcaggtttcctgctgagcaggaagcccatcctggggctcagtcccaggtccttgggatcatgacctgagccaaaggcagatgcttaatgactgagccacccctgagcctaaggcagatgcttaacaactaagccacccaggtgcatcaTCATCTTTAAATGCTTTCTAGAGAGACAGGGGTAGCAGAAAGATGTATCCATGAACAAAGGAGCCAATAGGTAACATTTCGTTCTCTTGCTCCTCCATAGCATAACCATAGGTCCACCTGCAGGAATGACAACTGTGCAGACACTCATTACCCCACTTGATTACAACAAACCTCACCCCTGCCTACATTTTTTTGGTTCCATCTTCTCCAGTCAAGTTTCCTCAGTCTTATATTACTGGTACTCTCCAAAAGACCAGCACAAATCCCTACCTATACTGAGTCTCTACTCCTATGAGTTTTTCAGAGCCTCACTTCCAATGGCCCTGGTGGCAGGTTGCATTTTGTAAGCAGACCACTGCACACATGGTAAACATAAACTCCATCCTGAACAGAGACAAGACAGGGCCTACAACAGTAAAAGAGAGCTTCTACAGACAAgtggactgaaagaaaaaaaaaaagtggccagaCACAATGGCAAAGCACACACTCATTGGAGACACTTTGTCAAGTGTCAGGCTCTGGAgaacaggggacactgcactACATGATACTACAGGAACTTTTCATCATAAGGCCATCACCTATGAGAGcaag
It includes:
- the LOC123939002 gene encoding olfactory receptor 2L5-like, which codes for MASNYLSGNKSISLIGCGVQSFFFLTLAFAEALLLTSMAYDCYVAICLPLHYPVHMNKKVCVLMIIGSWTIGSINSCAHTVYALQIPYCQSRAINHFFCDVPAMLTLACMDAWVYEYTVFVSTTLLIVFPFIGIVCSYGRVLFAICRMQSTEGRKKAYSTCSTHLTVVTFYYAPFAYTYLCPRSL